A window of Polaribacter litorisediminis contains these coding sequences:
- a CDS encoding M48 family metallopeptidase: MQPNTLFYILIAIIIINFIIDQILDTLNAKHFDDKIPEKLADVYDEAAYKKSQAYKKTNAKFSNLTATFSILLTLGFFLADGFKHVDDFARSYTDHPILIALIFFGMIMLGSDLLTTPFSYYKTFVIEEKFGFNKSTKTIFWLDKLKGWFMLIILGGGILSLIIWFYQFAGTNFWIYAWVLVAVFSLFMNMFYAKLIVPLFNKQTPLEDGELKFAIEKYAKKVGFIVHNIFVIDGSKRSTKANAYFSGFGSQKRITLFDTLINDLETDEIVAVLAHEVGHYKKKHIIFNLVSSILLTGFTLFLLSLFINSSILSEALGVTTPSFHIGLIAFGILYTPISEITGLFMNFMSRKFEYQADNFAKETYAAKPLITSLKKLSRNSLSNLTPHPAYVFVHYSHPTLLKRLLNLEK, encoded by the coding sequence ATGCAACCAAATACGCTATTTTATATCTTAATTGCAATCATTATTATCAATTTTATTATTGATCAAATTTTAGATACACTTAACGCAAAACATTTCGACGATAAAATTCCTGAAAAATTAGCAGATGTTTATGATGAGGCAGCATACAAAAAATCTCAAGCATACAAAAAAACGAACGCTAAATTTTCTAACCTAACAGCTACGTTTTCAATTCTTTTAACCTTAGGATTCTTTTTAGCTGATGGTTTTAAACATGTAGATGATTTTGCAAGAAGTTATACAGATCATCCCATTTTAATCGCATTAATTTTCTTTGGGATGATCATGTTGGGCTCAGATCTTTTAACAACACCTTTCTCTTATTACAAAACCTTTGTCATTGAAGAGAAATTCGGTTTTAACAAGTCTACCAAAACAATATTTTGGTTAGATAAACTAAAAGGCTGGTTCATGTTGATAATTTTAGGAGGAGGTATTTTGTCACTCATCATTTGGTTTTATCAATTTGCAGGTACAAATTTTTGGATATATGCATGGGTTCTTGTCGCCGTTTTCTCTTTGTTTATGAATATGTTTTATGCAAAGTTAATTGTACCCCTATTTAATAAACAAACGCCCTTAGAAGATGGTGAGCTTAAATTCGCCATTGAAAAATATGCTAAAAAAGTAGGTTTTATTGTTCATAATATTTTTGTCATAGATGGGTCAAAACGTTCTACGAAGGCAAATGCTTATTTTTCTGGTTTTGGTTCTCAAAAAAGAATTACACTTTTTGATACCTTAATAAATGATTTAGAAACCGACGAAATTGTAGCTGTTTTAGCGCATGAAGTTGGGCACTACAAGAAAAAACACATCATTTTCAACTTGGTTTCCTCTATCCTACTCACAGGCTTCACTTTGTTTCTTTTATCCCTTTTTATCAATTCATCAATATTATCAGAAGCTTTAGGAGTAACAACACCCAGTTTTCATATTGGTTTAATTGCATTTGGAATTTTATACACGCCAATCTCAGAAATTACAGGATTATTCATGAATTTCATGTCTCGTAAGTTTGAATATCAAGCAGATAATTTCGCAAAAGAAACCTATGCTGCCAAACCACTAATAACTTCACTTAAGAAATTATCAAGAAATAGTTTGAGTAATTTAACGCCGCATCCTGCTTATGTTTTTGTACATTATTCACATCCTACTTTATTAAAGAGACTGTTGAATCTTGAAAAATAA
- a CDS encoding DUF3810 domain-containing protein, translating into MIQIAANYPAFIEHYYSNGIYPYISSFLRILLGWIPFSVGDLLLAFGLFIFIRFLVRLIKTRFSNLMPKLIHFMAILSIIYFCFYLFWGFNYYREPLGKNLGYTQSKYTTEQLTTTTKLIIEQLNQYQFKITKNDTLKVENPYQQREMYTMAVDGYQNLSKDFPQLKYQFPSIKSSLQSLLQSYNGTSGYLNPLTGEAQVNDRVPKTSYPTTTCHEIAHQIGYAAENEANFVGFLAANYKDDLYFKYASYRMAFGYCISEIRKRDSEKSKELWQTLNKGIIADFNASYDFWQQYKNPFEPLIKKGYHVYLKANKQAKGVDSYDYVVDLLISYFEASKEI; encoded by the coding sequence TTGATCCAAATTGCAGCGAATTATCCTGCATTTATAGAACATTATTATTCAAACGGAATTTACCCATACATCTCCTCTTTTTTAAGAATTTTATTAGGCTGGATTCCTTTTTCAGTTGGAGATCTATTATTAGCTTTTGGGCTTTTTATTTTTATTCGTTTTTTAGTTCGTTTGATAAAAACGAGATTCAGCAATTTAATGCCTAAATTGATTCATTTTATGGCAATTTTATCAATCATTTATTTTTGCTTTTATTTGTTTTGGGGATTCAATTATTACAGAGAACCTTTAGGTAAAAATTTAGGGTATACTCAATCAAAATACACCACTGAACAACTTACAACAACTACAAAACTTATTATTGAACAGCTAAATCAGTATCAATTTAAAATCACAAAAAACGATACCTTAAAAGTTGAAAACCCATATCAACAAAGAGAAATGTATACAATGGCTGTTGATGGTTATCAAAATTTATCCAAAGATTTTCCTCAATTAAAATATCAATTTCCATCTATAAAAAGTTCTTTACAGAGTTTATTGCAGAGCTATAATGGTACATCTGGGTACCTAAATCCGTTAACGGGTGAAGCCCAAGTAAATGATCGAGTTCCGAAAACGAGTTACCCAACAACGACGTGTCATGAAATAGCACATCAAATTGGTTATGCTGCCGAAAACGAAGCAAATTTTGTGGGCTTTTTAGCTGCCAATTATAAGGACGATTTGTATTTTAAATATGCAAGTTATAGAATGGCTTTTGGGTATTGCATTTCGGAAATTAGAAAACGAGACAGCGAAAAATCCAAAGAACTCTGGCAAACTCTAAACAAAGGAATTATAGCAGATTTTAATGCAAGTTATGATTTTTGGCAACAGTATAAAAACCCTTTTGAACCTCTAATTAAAAAAGGGTATCATGTCTATTTAAAAGCCAACAAGCAAGCAAAAGGCGTTGACTCTTATGATTACGTAGTTGATTTATTGATCTCTTATTTTGAAGCTTCCAAAGAAATTTAA
- a CDS encoding amidohydrolase family protein → MKNILYSLLFFFCIGNSIAQQTPADKQRTAVSIEGATAHLGNGKVIENSLIMFHEGKITFVGSAMAKIARQGNVINAKGKHVYPGFIAANSTLGLVEIDAVKASDDQREIGLNNPHIRSLIAYNAESKVVESMRPNGVLMAQIRPKGGTISGTSSIVQLDAWNWEDAAMKTDDGIHMNWPNSFTRGRWWLGEDPGLKTDTKYPENIDRIKSYFLNAKNYLAGMKEKKHLPYEATKGLFDGSKKLYIHVDGPKEITDAITIAIDLGIDNLVIVDAEGADKVTDLLVKHNIPVILPRPHRNPDSEDDAYDATYTIAKTLTEKGVLVSLGMDGQMERMNTRNLPFYAGTFAAFGLDKEVALQLITLNTAKILGIDAMVGSLEVGKDATLFISEGDALEMRGNILTKAYIQGRDISLETHQTTLWKRYAEKYKSR, encoded by the coding sequence ATGAAAAATATACTATATAGTTTGCTGTTTTTCTTTTGTATAGGAAACAGTATCGCACAACAAACTCCGGCTGATAAACAGCGCACGGCAGTTTCAATTGAAGGTGCAACCGCACATTTAGGAAATGGAAAAGTGATTGAAAACTCACTTATTATGTTTCATGAGGGTAAAATAACCTTTGTTGGTAGTGCAATGGCTAAAATTGCAAGACAAGGAAACGTAATTAATGCCAAAGGGAAGCACGTATATCCTGGTTTTATTGCAGCCAACTCTACTTTAGGCTTAGTAGAAATTGATGCCGTTAAAGCTAGTGATGACCAAAGAGAAATTGGGCTAAACAACCCTCACATTAGAAGCTTAATCGCTTACAATGCAGAGAGTAAAGTTGTAGAATCGATGAGACCAAATGGTGTTTTAATGGCACAAATTAGACCCAAAGGAGGTACCATTTCTGGAACGTCTTCTATTGTTCAATTAGATGCTTGGAATTGGGAGGATGCTGCTATGAAAACAGATGATGGTATTCATATGAATTGGCCCAATAGTTTTACACGAGGAAGATGGTGGCTAGGAGAAGATCCTGGGTTAAAAACAGACACTAAATATCCAGAGAATATAGACAGAATAAAATCTTATTTTTTGAATGCTAAAAATTATTTAGCCGGAATGAAAGAAAAGAAACATTTGCCTTACGAAGCCACTAAAGGTTTATTTGATGGTTCTAAAAAATTGTACATTCATGTAGACGGACCAAAAGAAATTACGGATGCTATTACGATTGCCATAGATTTAGGGATCGATAATTTAGTAATTGTAGATGCAGAGGGCGCAGATAAAGTAACAGATTTATTGGTAAAACACAACATTCCTGTAATTTTACCAAGACCTCATAGAAATCCAGACAGTGAAGATGATGCCTATGATGCTACATACACTATTGCAAAAACATTAACAGAAAAAGGTGTACTGGTTAGTCTAGGAATGGACGGACAAATGGAACGTATGAACACAAGAAATCTTCCTTTTTATGCAGGTACTTTTGCTGCCTTTGGTTTAGATAAAGAAGTTGCTTTGCAGTTAATTACTTTAAATACTGCTAAAATTTTAGGAATTGATGCTATGGTGGGCTCTTTAGAAGTCGGTAAAGATGCTACTTTATTTATTTCTGAAGGAGATGCTTTAGAAATGCGTGGTAATATTTTAACAAAAGCATATATTCAAGGTAGAGATATTAGTTTAGAAACGCACCAAACAACTCTTTGGAAACGGTATGCCGAGAAATATAAATCTAGATAA
- the ppgK gene encoding polyphosphate--glucose phosphotransferase, with protein sequence MKALGIDIGGSGIKAAIVDTKTGELISERHRISTPKPATPEAVANIVQEMIDHFQWKKAVGCSFPTTIVDGKCIHSGNLSEKWLNVKVDKLFKKKCKLPFYVSNDADLAGVAEVSLGAGKKEKGVTIVITIGTGIGSGLFYNGKLIPNLELGKMLHSDGKIIEFYTADSVRKHENLTLKEWALRLDVLLNYTRIVFSPSLIILGGGISKRYDGFKEYLETDVKIKVAEFRNNAGIIGAAMFASNKHEK encoded by the coding sequence ATGAAAGCACTAGGAATAGACATTGGCGGGTCGGGAATTAAAGCCGCAATTGTAGATACTAAAACGGGTGAATTAATTTCTGAAAGACACAGAATTAGCACTCCAAAACCTGCAACTCCAGAAGCTGTAGCAAACATTGTACAAGAAATGATAGACCATTTTCAATGGAAAAAAGCGGTTGGTTGTAGCTTCCCAACAACCATCGTTGATGGAAAATGCATACATTCTGGGAATTTAAGTGAAAAGTGGCTCAATGTAAAAGTTGATAAATTATTTAAGAAGAAATGTAAATTGCCTTTTTATGTCAGTAATGATGCTGATTTAGCCGGAGTTGCAGAAGTAAGTTTGGGCGCAGGTAAAAAAGAAAAAGGGGTTACGATTGTCATTACAATAGGCACAGGAATAGGATCTGGACTTTTTTATAATGGGAAATTAATTCCGAATTTAGAATTGGGTAAAATGTTACATTCTGATGGTAAAATCATTGAATTTTATACAGCAGATTCTGTTAGAAAGCATGAAAACTTAACCCTAAAAGAATGGGCATTAAGATTAGATGTACTATTAAATTATACGAGAATAGTATTCTCACCAAGTTTAATTATATTAGGCGGCGGAATTAGCAAGAGATATGATGGTTTCAAAGAATATTTAGAAACAGACGTAAAAATAAAAGTGGCTGAATTTAGAAATAATGCTGGCATTATTGGTGCTGCTATGTTTGCCAGCAATAAACATGAAAAATAA
- a CDS encoding RelA/SpoT family protein: MPYNVSIEEENKEIANRYKDLLKGTYEVLSKEDKELIRKAFEVAVDAHYNQRRKTGEPYIYHPIAVAKIVAMEIGLGATSIAAALLHDVVEDTDYTIDDMEHLFGETIARIVNGLTKISRLNKEQDASIQAENFRKMLLTLHDDVRVILIKIADRLHNMQTMDAMPSHKQVKIASETLYIYAPLAHRLGLYNIKTELEDLGLKYTEPEVYNSIVAKLKASKEEQQNYLERFTNTLKSDLDKEKFSFEIKGRFKSIYSIKRKMLKQNVTFDEVFDKYAIRIIFKPISEDEKHDAWKIYSIVTDNFRPNPARLRDWISQPKSTGYEALHITVVGPDAQWVEVQIRSERMNEIAEKGYAAHFKYKQGDENESGLEGWLNKLKETLENHSINAVDFVEDFKLNLYAKEIYVFTPKGELKSLPKDASALDFAFSIHTDVGLKCRGAKVNGKLVPLSYTLKSGDQIEVITSSTNKPNSRWLDFVITARAKTKIRAALKDEEKLIAEEGKGILIRKLRHLKIPFNEKSINELVVYFKLRTSFDLFYRFGNGAIDNTQLKAFVSQRNSTILNFFKTKLRRSPSKKETAENTEEITNKYDALVFGKEEEKLDYKLSKCCNPIPGDKVFGFLTINDGIKVHKRNCPNAISLQSNYAYRVMLAKWIDSTKQDFKIVLYISGVDNSGIVNNVTRIISSNVGVFIHSINISGDEGVFEGKLSLSVKNITQLNKLIKRIQKVEGVKKVERVNKM; this comes from the coding sequence ATGCCATACAACGTAAGTATAGAAGAGGAAAATAAGGAAATTGCAAATCGTTACAAAGATTTGTTAAAAGGTACCTATGAAGTTTTATCAAAAGAAGATAAAGAACTTATTAGAAAGGCTTTTGAAGTTGCTGTAGATGCCCATTATAATCAGCGCAGAAAAACGGGAGAACCTTATATTTATCACCCTATTGCTGTAGCAAAAATTGTAGCAATGGAAATTGGTTTAGGAGCTACTTCTATTGCGGCGGCACTTTTGCATGATGTTGTAGAAGATACAGACTATACCATTGACGATATGGAGCATTTATTTGGCGAAACGATTGCAAGAATTGTAAACGGATTAACCAAAATATCGCGTCTAAACAAAGAACAAGACGCTTCTATACAAGCAGAAAATTTCAGAAAAATGCTCTTAACCTTGCATGATGATGTAAGAGTTATTCTAATAAAGATTGCAGACAGGTTGCACAACATGCAAACTATGGATGCCATGCCTAGTCATAAACAAGTAAAAATTGCTTCAGAAACTTTATATATTTATGCTCCTTTAGCGCATAGATTAGGTTTGTATAATATTAAAACGGAATTAGAAGATTTAGGATTAAAATATACAGAGCCTGAAGTTTATAATAGCATTGTTGCAAAATTAAAAGCAAGCAAAGAAGAACAGCAAAATTACTTAGAACGTTTTACTAATACACTGAAAAGTGACTTAGATAAAGAAAAGTTTTCTTTTGAAATAAAAGGTAGATTTAAATCCATTTACTCTATCAAAAGAAAAATGTTAAAGCAAAATGTAACGTTTGATGAAGTCTTTGATAAATATGCAATTCGAATTATTTTCAAACCTATTTCAGAAGACGAAAAACACGATGCTTGGAAAATTTATTCCATCGTAACTGATAACTTTCGCCCCAACCCTGCACGTTTACGAGATTGGATTTCGCAACCAAAATCTACGGGTTATGAAGCTTTACATATTACCGTTGTGGGTCCAGATGCACAATGGGTAGAGGTTCAAATTCGTTCAGAACGCATGAATGAAATTGCAGAGAAAGGCTATGCAGCGCACTTTAAATACAAACAAGGCGATGAAAACGAAAGTGGTTTAGAGGGTTGGTTAAATAAACTAAAAGAAACCTTAGAAAATCATAGCATTAATGCTGTAGATTTTGTGGAAGATTTTAAACTAAATTTATATGCAAAAGAAATTTATGTATTTACACCAAAAGGTGAATTAAAATCCTTACCAAAAGATGCTTCTGCATTAGATTTTGCGTTTTCAATTCATACAGACGTGGGTTTAAAGTGTCGTGGTGCAAAAGTAAATGGTAAACTAGTTCCTTTAAGTTACACGTTAAAAAGTGGAGATCAAATAGAAGTAATTACCAGCTCTACAAACAAACCGAACTCTAGATGGTTAGATTTTGTAATTACAGCTCGGGCAAAAACCAAAATTAGAGCTGCTTTAAAAGACGAAGAAAAACTAATTGCCGAAGAAGGAAAAGGAATTCTGATTAGAAAATTACGTCATTTAAAAATTCCTTTTAACGAAAAATCAATAAATGAATTAGTCGTTTATTTTAAATTAAGAACAAGTTTCGATTTGTTTTATAGGTTTGGCAATGGTGCAATAGACAACACGCAATTAAAGGCATTTGTATCACAACGAAATAGTACTATTTTAAATTTCTTTAAAACCAAATTAAGAAGAAGTCCGTCTAAAAAAGAGACTGCAGAAAATACTGAAGAAATTACCAATAAATACGATGCTTTAGTTTTTGGTAAAGAAGAAGAAAAATTAGATTACAAACTCTCTAAATGTTGTAATCCGATTCCGGGAGATAAAGTTTTTGGTTTTTTAACCATCAATGATGGTATTAAAGTGCATAAAAGAAATTGTCCAAATGCAATTTCCTTGCAATCTAATTATGCTTATCGAGTAATGCTTGCTAAATGGATTGATTCTACAAAGCAAGATTTTAAAATAGTTTTGTACATTAGCGGGGTAGATAATAGTGGCATTGTAAATAATGTAACTCGTATAATTTCAAGTAATGTGGGGGTCTTTATTCACAGCATAAATATTTCTGGTGATGAAGGTGTTTTTGAAGGTAAATTATCGTTAAGTGTAAAAAATATTACACAATTAAATAAGTTAATAAAGCGAATTCAAAAAGTAGAAGGTGTAAAAAAGGTAGAACGTGTTAACAAAATGTAA
- a CDS encoding amidohydrolase family protein: MKKLFFLLFFLSLTIVQAQDYFPTDSGVKTTESTTFAFTNAKIYVTPTEIIKKGTLLIKDGKVVSIGKSVKIPKGTKTTDLEGKTIYPSFIDIYTDFGIAKPKRASSNSRGTQYEASREGYYWNDHIRPDENPIDAFDFDNKKAKEFIDAGFGAVNTHLQDGIIRGNGLLVALNPNVSNAYRILDTKSGQYLSFSKSVQSRQAYPQSRMGAMALLRQVYNDADWYAKGNMKNKDMALEALNGNKNLTQIFETGNHLDALRADKIGDEFSIQYTIVGSGDEYERVSDIKATNANFIIPINFSNAYDVSDPLLAQKISLRDMRMWNQEPSNLSVLSENGVNFALTTHKLKSVKSFHKNLQKAIKFGFDKEKALAALTTIPAQIIGNNSIGNLKTGSYANFIITSGDIFDAKTTLFENWVQGAKNTINDMNIKDITGTYMLYVNNKNYTLTISGKGAKQTGAIELGDKKVKASFSFKDDWISMTLNEESGYTRMMGKVINASNAMQGTAYDTEANETSWSASKKVVKKDTKEKSKKEKEQENAITVLPVSYPNIGFGNYTQPKTETILIKNVTVWTSEDAGILENTDVLLKDGKITEIGKNLKDRKATEIDGTGKHLTAGIIDEHSHIAASAINEGAQNSSAEVTIEDVVDPTDINIYRNISGGTTTAQILHGSANPIGGRSAILKLKWGENAENMIYSNSPKFIKFALGENVKQSRSANGTRFPQTRMGVEQMFTDYFTRAREYEVLKKSGNPYRKDAEMETLVEILNGERFISCHSYVQSEINMLMKVAEKFDFRINTFTHILEGYKVADKMAAHGVGGSTFSDWWAYKYEVNDAIPFNAAIMHNAGVTVAINSDDREMSRRLNQEAAKTIKYGGMSELEAWKTVTINPAKLLHIDDRVGSIKVGKDADVVLWSNHPMSIYAKVEKTIIEGKVFFDVKEDAKKRSMIKEEKSKLINMMLKEKMNGGKTKAPIKRGDRNFQCDTLEELKN, encoded by the coding sequence ATGAAAAAACTATTTTTCTTACTTTTTTTCTTGTCGCTCACCATTGTGCAAGCGCAAGATTATTTCCCTACAGACTCGGGAGTAAAAACAACCGAGAGCACCACTTTTGCATTTACAAATGCAAAAATTTATGTAACTCCTACAGAAATTATTAAAAAAGGAACGTTACTGATTAAAGACGGTAAAGTTGTAAGTATTGGTAAATCAGTAAAAATTCCGAAAGGAACAAAAACAACCGATCTAGAAGGCAAAACAATATATCCTTCATTTATAGACATTTATACAGATTTTGGTATTGCTAAACCTAAAAGAGCTTCTAGTAATTCAAGAGGAACACAGTACGAAGCTTCTCGTGAAGGTTATTATTGGAATGATCACATAAGACCTGATGAAAATCCTATCGATGCTTTTGATTTTGATAACAAAAAAGCAAAAGAGTTCATTGACGCAGGATTTGGTGCAGTGAATACGCATTTACAAGACGGAATTATTCGAGGTAATGGATTATTAGTTGCCTTAAATCCGAATGTATCAAATGCATATAGAATTTTAGACACAAAATCCGGGCAATATTTATCGTTTAGTAAAAGCGTACAATCGAGACAAGCATATCCACAATCAAGAATGGGTGCAATGGCATTGTTACGACAGGTTTACAATGATGCGGACTGGTATGCAAAAGGCAACATGAAAAATAAAGATATGGCTTTAGAGGCCTTAAATGGAAATAAAAATTTGACTCAAATTTTTGAAACAGGGAATCATTTAGACGCATTACGAGCAGATAAAATTGGCGATGAATTTTCAATTCAATATACCATCGTTGGTAGCGGTGATGAATATGAACGTGTAAGCGATATCAAAGCAACCAATGCTAATTTTATAATTCCGATTAATTTTAGCAATGCCTATGATGTTTCTGATCCGCTTTTAGCGCAAAAAATTTCTTTAAGAGATATGCGTATGTGGAACCAAGAACCATCAAATTTAAGCGTCCTTTCTGAAAACGGCGTTAATTTTGCTTTGACCACTCACAAATTGAAATCTGTAAAATCTTTTCATAAAAACCTACAAAAAGCAATTAAGTTCGGTTTTGATAAAGAAAAAGCATTAGCTGCATTAACCACAATTCCTGCTCAAATTATAGGGAACAATTCCATTGGAAACTTAAAAACGGGCAGTTATGCAAACTTTATCATTACTTCGGGTGATATTTTTGATGCTAAAACTACCCTATTCGAAAATTGGGTGCAAGGTGCTAAAAACACCATCAATGATATGAATATCAAAGATATTACAGGCACTTACATGCTGTACGTTAATAATAAAAATTACACGTTAACAATTTCTGGCAAAGGAGCAAAACAAACTGGCGCTATTGAGTTAGGTGACAAAAAAGTAAAAGCATCCTTCTCTTTTAAAGATGATTGGATTTCTATGACCTTAAATGAAGAAAGTGGTTATACCAGAATGATGGGTAAAGTAATCAACGCATCCAATGCAATGCAAGGAACAGCGTATGATACGGAAGCCAATGAAACTTCTTGGTCGGCTAGTAAAAAAGTAGTTAAAAAGGATACAAAAGAAAAATCGAAAAAGGAAAAAGAGCAAGAGAACGCAATAACAGTCTTGCCCGTAAGTTATCCGAATATTGGTTTTGGGAATTACACACAACCAAAAACAGAGACCATTTTAATAAAAAATGTAACGGTTTGGACTAGTGAAGATGCTGGTATTTTAGAAAATACAGACGTGTTATTAAAGGATGGAAAAATAACAGAAATTGGTAAAAATTTAAAAGATCGAAAAGCCACAGAAATTGATGGTACAGGAAAACATTTAACCGCTGGTATTATTGATGAGCACTCGCATATTGCAGCTTCTGCGATTAATGAAGGTGCTCAAAATTCATCCGCAGAAGTTACTATTGAAGATGTTGTAGATCCTACTGATATTAATATTTATAGAAATATTTCTGGAGGAACAACTACTGCACAAATTTTACATGGTTCTGCAAATCCTATTGGCGGCCGCTCTGCAATTCTAAAACTAAAATGGGGAGAAAATGCAGAAAATATGATTTATAGTAATTCACCAAAATTCATAAAATTTGCTTTGGGTGAAAATGTAAAACAATCTAGAAGCGCAAACGGAACTCGTTTTCCTCAAACAAGAATGGGTGTTGAACAAATGTTTACAGACTATTTTACAAGAGCTAGAGAATATGAAGTTTTAAAGAAAAGCGGTAATCCTTATAGAAAAGATGCTGAAATGGAAACATTGGTTGAAATTTTAAATGGAGAACGTTTTATATCTTGTCATTCCTATGTGCAATCAGAAATTAATATGTTAATGAAAGTTGCAGAAAAATTCGATTTTAGAATCAATACGTTTACACATATTTTAGAAGGATATAAAGTAGCTGATAAAATGGCAGCACATGGTGTTGGTGGTTCAACTTTTTCAGATTGGTGGGCTTATAAATACGAAGTAAATGATGCCATTCCTTTTAACGCAGCAATTATGCACAATGCTGGCGTTACCGTTGCTATTAATTCTGATGATAGAGAAATGTCTAGACGTTTAAATCAAGAAGCTGCAAAAACCATTAAATATGGCGGTATGTCTGAGTTAGAGGCTTGGAAAACGGTTACCATAAATCCTGCTAAACTTTTACATATTGATGATAGAGTTGGTAGTATAAAAGTGGGTAAAGATGCCGATGTTGTTTTATGGAGCAATCACCCGATGTCTATTTATGCTAAAGTAGAAAAAACAATTATAGAAGGAAAAGTCTTTTTTGATGTGAAAGAAGATGCTAAAAAGCGCTCCATGATTAAAGAAGAAAAAAGCAAATTAATTAACATGATGTTGAAAGAAAAAATGAACGGTGGTAAAACCAAAGCGCCTATAAAAAGAGGTGATAGAAACTTTCAATGTGATACTTTAGAAGAACTTAAAAACTAA
- a CDS encoding TrmH family RNA methyltransferase, which translates to MKEITSIHNSYIKNLIKLQEKSRERKKQGLFLIEGKREITLAMAANYEIENILFLTDLISENEILHFFNKNINRTLVSKEVYQKLAYRDSTEGMIAVVKAKDFTLKNIYFKNKNPLILIAEGIEKPGNIGALLRTADAANVDAVFIANPKSDVYNANIIRSSVGCVFTNQIAVGTSEEIIAFLEKEKIHIFATTLQNSNEYHKEIYTKPSAIVVGTEATGLSEIWRTRATQNINIPMQGKIDSMNVSVAAAIVIFEAKRQRQFKI; encoded by the coding sequence ATGAAAGAAATTACAAGTATTCACAATTCATATATCAAAAACCTTATAAAGCTGCAAGAAAAATCTCGCGAACGTAAAAAGCAAGGGTTATTTTTAATAGAAGGAAAACGCGAAATCACTTTAGCGATGGCAGCTAATTATGAAATTGAAAACATCCTTTTTCTTACAGATTTAATCTCAGAAAATGAAATTTTACACTTCTTCAATAAAAATATCAACAGAACCCTTGTTTCTAAAGAAGTTTATCAAAAGTTAGCCTATAGGGATTCTACAGAAGGTATGATTGCGGTAGTAAAAGCCAAAGATTTTACTTTAAAAAACATTTATTTTAAAAACAAAAATCCATTAATCTTAATAGCAGAAGGCATTGAAAAACCAGGAAATATTGGCGCTTTGTTAAGAACTGCAGATGCAGCAAATGTAGACGCTGTTTTTATTGCGAATCCTAAAAGTGATGTATACAATGCCAATATTATACGCTCTAGTGTCGGTTGTGTTTTTACCAATCAAATTGCTGTTGGAACTTCGGAAGAAATTATTGCTTTTTTAGAAAAGGAAAAAATTCATATTTTTGCCACAACTTTGCAAAACTCCAACGAATATCATAAAGAAATTTATACAAAACCTTCGGCGATCGTAGTAGGAACTGAAGCTACTGGTTTATCTGAAATTTGGAGAACAAGAGCAACACAAAACATCAACATACCGATGCAAGGAAAAATAGATTCTATGAACGTATCTGTTGCCGCTGCCATTGTAATTTTTGAAGCAAAAAGACAAAGACAATTTAAAATATAA